Below is a genomic region from Isosphaeraceae bacterium EP7.
AGGATCCGACGGAGTTCGGGGTGGAGGTCGATCCTCCGGGCCGTCGAGACCGTCCGGCGCGACTGCTTGAGACTGCGTGCGACGACCTGTCGGCGGTCCAGCTCGACGTCCTCCCACCGCAGGCGAAGGACCTCGCCCCGCCGCATCCCCGTATACGCGGGGATTGCGTGCAGGAGATGGGCGAAGTCGGCCTCGGCCCGCTCGTTCACCGACCTCAGGAGCCCGCCGATCTCGCCCGGCGCGAGGTAAAGACAGTCCCAGAGCCCGGCGGACTCCGCCGCCGACAGGCCGCCCCGAGACTGCATCCGCTCGATCTCGGCGATCGTTCGGAAACGCGGCAGCTCGGCATGCTCCTTGATCGGAGCCAGGTCGGACGCCGGCGAGGATTCCAGGTAGCCGTTGGCGACCGCCCAGGCGAAGAGCTGGCCGACCGTGTCGCGCTCCTTGTGGACCGTGCTGGGCCACCTCAGCTTCAGCCGGGCCTGGAGGAACTGGTCCAGGTCGCGGTGCGCGATCGCGTCGGCGGACGCCTCGGCCTTCGGCCCCAGGGCGCGCATGAGGTTGCGGAGGTGGACCCCCTCGGTGTAGACCGTCGAGGGGGCCTTGTGCGACTGCCCCTGCAAATAGGACGCGGCCAGGGCGGCCAGGGTCGGGGCCCGCCGCCGCGAGCGGGCAGGGGCCCTGAGCGTGCCGCCGCTGACGATGAAGTCGCCGGGGTCGACGCCGGGCGGGACCTCGATGAGCCCCGTGAGCAGGCCGTGGATGGCCCGCTCGAGTCCCTTGATCGCGACGCGGGCGTCGGCCGCGTCCGTCGTCTTCAGGGACTTCTTGTATTCCTTGCCGCCGTGCCGGAAGCGGGCGACGAACGTGTCGCCCTTCTTGCCCAGGTACGCCATCGCACCGACCCTCCCCGCCTCGGAGTGGCAGCCCACGCACCCGGACAACCGGGCTGTGGGGAATGCCACACGGTGCCACAGGATCGCCGGCCGAGGCACTCCGGAGGCACCGACGGGGAATGGTAACGAAAAAAGGGCCCGCGGCAATTCGCCGCAAGCCCTTTCGCTGCATAGTGCCGGAGACAGGACTTGAACCTGCACGGGAATAAATTCCCTCTAGCCCCTCAAGGTAGTAAACCAGCATCGTACCAGCGTTGGCTCTGCGTCAGATCTGCATCGATCCCTCTGGAGTTGTTCGACTTGGAACGAAATCGCGTCGGATCTGTGTTGGTTCAACCCAGGTCTGATGTGGGCTACGCGGGTGTAAGCACGGTGTAAGGGCGACGCATAAGGATACGATCTCCGGTTTTCCGTCGGAGGCGGCAGACTGGTGCTTAATCGCGTTAGGGCAGATCCAGCTGAATCTGCCCTGGCTGGCCTGGGCCGATCGGCTCGACCGGCTCGGGGTGCTGCAGGGGGCACACACGCCTCAGATCAAGGGGCAGATCGCACCGGAGCTGCTCGACCAAGCCCGCGACGAGTGCCAGCCGGTGAAGGTCGTGGTGGCCGACAGCGGCTGCGGCAACTCGGGACGGTTCTGCGACGGCCTGGCCGGGCGGGGCCTGCACTCCGTCGTCGGCGTCAGCGGAGAGAGGGTCGTCTCCGCCGAGGTGCCGCCATGGGGCGTGCCGAAGCCCTCCACCGGCGGCCGGCCGCAGAATCGACGCCGGCTCGCGGCCGACTCACCGCGGCCGGTGAGCCCGTCCGAGCTGGCCACCCGGACGCCCCGGCAGAATGTGACGTGGCGCGAGGCGACCAAGTGTCTGGATTTCTCCAGCAAAGACGGGTGTCGAAGTTGTGGGTTCATCCGGTTCTCTCGTACCCGGCAGGCGACATGTATCTCAGCGACGAATGTCGCCGGACTCGATCGAGAAAGGTCGAGGAGGATGTATACAAATCGACAGAAAATTGCGTACGCCCTGTTCAGGAACGAGCTAAATCGGTGTACGTCATGGACTCGGGCATTCTTGGCGACGCAGAATTGCAACAGCGCCCTCGGGCCGGTCTCAAGCACGAGAGGGACACCGTAAAGTGCGTGCTTCATTAGACTTTGCCAATTCTGATCTGGACTGATTGTCGCCGAGGTGTCTCAACCTGATAATCGGCCCCCGGAACATCGCTGGCACAGTCTCTGACGACTGTAGGCTACTGGCGAGCATCTGCGACGCTAACATCCAGCACCGAGATCGAATTGAGGGATCACCATGAACGAGCGGATCATCCTGCGGACCGGCGAGGCCTTGGTTGAGGGCGACGTGGACTATTTGGCCGCCGAACCAGAGGTCGTCATTGGTGAACTCGATGGGCCGGTCGGCCATGCTCTGGCCCAGCTCATCGGCGGGCAGGTCAAAGGCCATACGAAAGTCTTCGCCATCCTCAACAGCGACGTCCAGGTCCGGCCCGTGACCGTCTTGGTCAGCAAGGTGACGGTCAATGACGCGAGGTACACCAATATCCTCATGGGGACCGTCCAGGCGGCGATCGCCAATGGCGTGCTCGACGCCGTACGTGCCGGCGACTTGCCGAGGGACAAGGTGAACGACCTCGGGATCATCTACTCGGTCTGGCTCGACCCGGCGGCGTCGAAGGTGGACAAGCTGGACCACGAGGCGCTCTTCCAGATCCACAGGGAGGCGACGGCGAAGGTGATCCGCAAGGCCATGCGCCACGAGCCATCGATCGACTGGCTGCTGGAGAATCAGGACAAGGTTCAACACTACTACCACCAGCTTGGACTGCAGGGGGAACTCTGACCTCGGCTGATGCCGATCGGTGAAGGTTACGCCGCGGGTGCGAGGGTCGTAGCAGGACCTCTCGCAACGCCTCGGGGAGTTTCTCCAGGCCCAGCCCGCCGCCGGCCTGTGGGAAAACCCAATCGGCCCATAGCCAGAGCAGTACCGTCGCCACCGCGTCGGAGAACGTCACCGCCGCTTTCCCGGGCCAGCTCACCGCCCCGGTTCGCGCCGTCTCGGGAGGGCGTGGAACAGCAGCGCCACGACGGAGTACAGCTCGAACAGGCAGGGGGCGGCCCGCTCGACCGTCTTGCGACACCGGCCCCGCGTCGTCTCCAGGCCGAGGTGGGCCCGGGCCTCCTGGAAGGTGGATTCGACCTGCCATCGCTGCCCCCTCCGTTCCGGGAGCAGGCCGTTGCGGCGATAACGCAACAGCTCGTCGTGGGAGATCGCCCACGATTTCGACGCACTCCGGCCGGAGCCGCGCTTGCCCGCGTGGACCCGGCCCAGGCGGCACCACTGCCTGACGGCGAACTCCGCCTTGCCGACTGCGCGGGCGAACTCGTCGGTGGAGTAATGCTCCTTGACCGACTCGCGCTCGAGCAGCGAGGCCAGCATCTGCTCGATCCTGTCCAGCCGATCGATCATCTCGCCGTCCGCCATCGTCGCCGCCTCCGGGGGTTCAGCTCTCAGGGGGCGGCGAGAGTAACCCCGCCCCGGTCCCCGCACAAATCCGCTGGCCTCGATCGGGGTTCGCTCCCCGACCCGGCCGTCATCTCCGCCCAACCGGCGAGGTCGCCGGGGCCGCCCATGGGCACCACGAGTGGGGCCGATCGATGAAATACGAGACCGACGGGGATGTCCGCTCGCCCCGCGAAGTCCTCGACGCTCATCCCAACGCCATCGATCTGGTCGAATTCGACCGGTTCTTCTCCGATCAGGCCCTGCCGATCCGGGGCGTGGCCGTCCTGTCATACCGGGTCGCCCGCCAGGTCGCCGACCCGGAGGCCATGCTCGATGCCACCCCGACAAGCTCGTCCGCGTCGCCAGCCTCAACGACCGCCCCACCCAGGCAGAGCTCGCGTCGAAATCCCCGAGGACTTCCGGGAGAGATCCGAGTGAACCCCCCGCGCCATTGACACCTACGGTTCGCTGTACTCGGTCCTCCGAACGGACCCGATCACGACGCTCTCTCGATAGCTGGAAGACGAAATGACCGTTGCCGGCAATCGTCGGCCGACCTCCTCCTGAAGATATAAGATCCAGCGAGCCAACAAGTTGTGGCGGAGACGATGACTTTCGTGAGTCGTCTTGGCGGCGGATTTCCCCCGATCGGCACTCTTTTGTCCTGAAGCTCCTTCGGGTTTCTGCTGAGGATCCTCGCCCCGTAGCCTCCACGCGCCGCGGGCGAGATCGACGAGGGCGTCGCTCATGGTCCCGGGCGGGAACCGGCAGCCGCCGGGGCCCCTCGGAAAAAAGGCGCCTCGGCGCCGAGGCGTCGGCGCATCGCCAGGGCCTCGGCCGCAGCCGGGGGGGCCTGAGCAGCCAGATCGTCGCGATCGCCGGCGACGAGAGCACGGCCCTGGCCGTCGTGGTCGTCCCGGGTCAGTCGCACGACGCCCCGCACCTGAAACCCTTACTGAATCAGGCCGTGGCCCGGCTGAAACCCGCCGAGCAGTCAGCTACCCTCACTCGCGAGGGGCGGTACCGCGAAGACCTGTGCTATCGACTGGGGGTCTTTCTCGTCCACCTGCCGCTCCTGCGCGATCGGCTCGCCGACCTGCCGTTACTGGCGGAGCACTTCTGTGCCGGTTCCGCGTCGAACTGAGGAAGGAAGTGAGCAGCAGTGCTCCGGAGCTCCTCGATCGGCTGGGATGGTATTCCGGGCTCGGCAACGTGCAGGGATAGCAGAACGTCCTGAAGTCGGCGCCGCTACGCTCCCACGGGCCGATCCTCCTGCTCGATTCCTTCACCCGCTGGAGGATCCCACTGTCGGGATAGCCCCGGCCCCCGGAGTCCGACACTGCGGCGGGCGTGCCCGACTGGGTAACTTCGTGGATCGGAGATTACGCGACGGCACGACGGACCTCCTTGCCAAGGCCCAGGCCGCCATGGTGTGAGATATCCTCGTGCGCATCCCGCTACCTTCCGGGGGGAACCAGATTCGGGCTGCGCGTCGTTTGGGGATTTCACGCGATCCCCTTCGCGCCAAGCGACGAACTCTTGACATTGTCACTGCTTCAACGCTGGCCAAACTTCAGAGACTTCTGGGTGATTCATGTCTCAAAAACTTCTGGGTGATTCCTAAGCCGCCTGTGGACGAAAATGGGCCACGACGCCGCCTTGGCCGTTGCCCGGTCGCAACCATTTGGACGCTGATGCAAATAATATACTTCACACAATAAAGCGCCAATATTTGCAGGTCAGCCCTCAGGCTCGCTTACTTTTAAGGCCTTGCGATATAAAGGCACGTCAGCTGGGCTCTAGCCTCTCGGGATTTCACCTTTAAAGCCGATTTGTCCCGAGCGCACGTAATACTTAGTAGCAAACGTGTTTCGCCGCTATCTTGACCGCCATTAACCATGCTGGCATTTTGCTTTTATCATTCTTTAAATATCGGATCTCCTAGGCAAGTTTGCCCGAGATCCCACTCGACGTCGCTAGTGGCATTCCCCCCAGGCCACCCAGGATTTTCATCCCTGTAGACTCCAGGACCGACCCGATTCCGGCGACGGAATCTTGGGCGCTGCTGCCCTGTTTTCTCACTTCAGATTCCATCGAAGCCTAGGTCATAGCCGGGGCCCTGTCCACCCGCCACATCCGGGCCTCGACGACCCGGGAGTGGGCATCTCCCGCTACTTGCGCGACTGCCACACGAACGGACGATTTCGCACCCTCCGCCTCGCTTTACTAACGCAGGAGTCGACGCCGATGTCGCTGTTCAAGGCATTCCGCGATCACCACACCAACCGCAAGCTAAACCGCTCTCGCGAGGCCCGCCGAAGCGGTTCCATCGCCTGGGCGAGCTTAGGCCGATCGGGCGGTAACCCGGTAGACTCCGTTGTCCAGTTGCTGGAATCGCGGACGCTCATGACGGCCCGAGTGGTGACCGACCTCCCCGATTACGCGCCCGGCTCGACTGCCCAGATCACGGCATGGAACGATGAGGCCGAGGGCTCGAACTTCAATATCGGCGAGACGCTGAAGTTTCAGGTCACTCGGACCGATGGGATCGAGGATTTCCCCAGTGGCAACCTCCCATGGTTCGTCACCGACGGCGGCACAGGCGACGCCGACGGCGTGGCCAACGGATCGATCGGGACGTCCTGGTTCGTTGAAAATCAATATGCTTATGCTTCGTTGAAGTTGACGGCGACCGGGGTCGATTCGGGGGCCGAGGCGACGACGCATTTTACTGACGCGCCGACTAATGTAGACAACGTGGAAGGGTGGGAGACCCTAGTCGGTGTAGGTGCTTGGGGTGGCAATCTCCAGGGGAGCAATTCGCGGTTCAATGAAGGCGACGTCATTCCCTTCCGCATCGTGATCAAAAATGCGACGGCGGGCGCGAAGAGCGTCGAGCTGAAGTATGACTTCACGAACTCTAGCGGCGTTCACTTCATCGACTCGCTTGCAAGTTACAACGCAACGTTCGCCGGGGTGGACCCGACCGTCGGCACGATACCGGCCGGCGTCTCGAGCAACTGGGCGATCCCAACCGACGGTTCGCTCCCCAGCGGTACCCAGGTCTCCGGTTCGATCACCACCTACGGGCTTACAGGACTGACATTCTCCGCATACAGTCTCGCGTCCAATCAGAAGTCAATGACGCTGTCGTTCAACGTGCCTACGGCCGCCGCGGGATCCGACGTGATCCTGCTCTACGGCGGTCACCTGGCCAGCGAGGTGGTCTGGGGTCCTAACAAGGGATCATCCGATTTCCCCGGCGGTTCCGGGAAGACCTACGAGAGGTTGGTCGGCTCGAGCAGCTTCAATAATGCATCCGTCAACCCTAGCAGTTCCATCAACCCGCCGCCCGTCGCCGAGGCAAACGGCCCCTACAGCGTCTCGGAGGGGGGGAACGTCATCCTCTCGAGCGCCGGATCGAGCGATAGTGTCGGCGGCTCGGTCGCACTCTACGAATGGGACTTCGACTACGTTTCGTCCACGTTCACCGTTGATGCGACCGGGGCGTCGCCCACCTTCTCTGCGGCTACGCTCGACGGCCTCTCCAGCCGTACGATCGCCCTGCGCGTCAAGGACAACGAAGGGAGCTACAGCCTCGTCGATACCTCGACGCTTACCATCACAAACGTCGCCCCGACCATTCCCCTGAGCGGTGACGACAGCGTTAACGAGGGGAGTCTTTACACCCTCACACTCGGCACGGTCGTCGATCCGGGCCTCGACACGGTGGCATCGTACACCATCAACTGGGGCGACGGCACCACCGAGCCCTTCATTGGCTCGGCTAACGGCGCTGTCAAGACCCACGCCTACGCCGACGGCTCGCTCGCCGGGACCTCGCGGACGATCACCGTCTCCCTGACCGACGAGGACGGCACGTTCACGGGCGGGACCAAGGCGATTACCGTCGGCAACGTTGCGCCGACAGCCGCACTGGCCAATAACGGCCCGATTGGCGCCGGGGGCACGGCGACGGTCAGCTTTAGCGGCCAATCCGACCCCTCGAACACAGACACGGCCGCCGGCTTCCACTACGCCTATTCGACGGTCGGCTTCGGCTCGCTGCCAACTACCTACGCTGGCGCGACCGACGGGGCATCGAAATCGATTGCCTTCCCCAGTGTCGGTACCTTTACCGTTTACGGTCGCATCTTCGACAAAGACGGCGGTTCTAGCGACTACACGACGACCGTCATCGTGGGCAAGCTCAGTCAGTCGATCAACTTCACCGCCATCCCCGACAAGACCTACGGCGACCAGTCGTTCGCCATCACCGCGTCGGCGACCTCGGGCCTGCCGGTGAACTACAGCATCCTCTCAGGCTCCGAGTTTGCCACGCTCTCTGGCAACATCGTGACGATCGTCGGTGCCGGCTCGGTCATCATTCAAGCATCACAGCCCGGTGACGCGACCTACAACGCGGCGACCAGCGTTAGTCGATCCTTCGCCATCGGCAAGGCCGTCTCCTCGGTGGTCGCCACCGGCGGCAGCTTCACCTACGACGGCACGACGCACGCCGGCGGCTCGGCCGTGGTCAGCGGGGCGGGCGTCATCGACGCCAACGCGGCCGTCCTGAGCTACACCGGCGACCGGGTCAACGCCGGGTCGTACACCGTCGTCGCCACCTACGACGGCGACGCCAACCACTTCGGCAGCAGCGACAGCGCCTCGATCGCCATCGGCAAGGCCGTCTCCTCGGTGGTCGCCACCGGCGGCAGCTTCACCTACGACGGCACGACGCACGCCGGCGGCTCGGCCGTGGTCAGCGGGGCGGGCGTCATCGACGCCAACGCGGCCGTCCTGAGCTACACCGGCGACCGGGTCAACGCCGGGTCGTACACCGTCGTCGCCACCTACGACGGCGACGCCAACCACTTCGGCAGCAGCGACAGCGCCTCGATCGCCATCGGCAAGGCCGTCTCCTCGGTGGTCGCCACCGGCGGCAGCTTCACCTACGACGGCACGACGCACGCCGGCGGCTCGGCCGTGGTCAGCGGGGCGGGCGTCATCGACGCCAACGCGGCCGTCCTGAGCTACACCGGCGACCGGGTCAACGCCGGGTCGTACACCGTCGTCGCCACCTACGACGGCGACGCCAACCACTTCGGCAGCAGCGACAGCGCCTCGATCGCCATCGGCAAGGCCGTCTCCTCGGTGGTCGCCACCGGCGGCAGCTTCACCTACGACGGCACGACGCACGCCGGCGGCTCGGCCGTGGTCAGCGGGGCGGGCGTCATCGACGCCAACGCGGCCGTCCTGAGCTACACCGGCGACCGGGTCAACGCCGGGTCGTACACCGTCGTCGCCACCTACGACGGCGACGCCAACCACTTCGGCAGCAGCGACAGCGCCTCGATCGCCATCGGCAAGGCCGTCTCCTCGGTGGTCGCCACCGGCGGCAGCTTCACCTACGACGGCACGACGCACGCCGGCGGCTCGGCCGTGGTCAGCGGGGCGGGCGTCATCGACGCCAACGCGGCCGTCCTGAGCTACACCGGCGACCGGGTCAACGCCGGGTCGTACACCGTCGTCGCCACCTACGACGGCGACGCCAACCACTTCGGCAGCAGCGACAGCGCCTCGATCGCCATCGGCAAGGCCGTCTCGACGACCAGTGTGAGTGGCGGGACGTTCACTTACGATGCCAGCCCGCACGGGGCGACCTCTAGCTCGGCGATCGGCGCCGGGGCAATGAGCACCACCGCCACCAGCTTCCTATATCAGGGTTCCGGCACCACCACTTATGGCTTTAGCTCCACGGCACCCACCAATGCGGGGACCTACAGCGTGATCGCGTCCTACGCCGGCGACGCCAACCACGAAGGGAGTACCAGCACCTCGGCCGCAATCACGATCAACAAGGCCAACCAAGTCATCACCTGGTCCAACCCGGTGGCAATCACCTACGGCACGGCGTTGTCTGCCACGCAGCTCAACGCCAGCGTGGCGGGCGTCGCTGGTGGCTCAGCCCCCGGCTCACTGACCTATCTTCCGGCCGCGGGTACGGTCCTCAATGCGGGGAACGGACAGACGTTGATGGTGTCGGCGGCTGCAACTCAGAACTACAACGCCGCGTCGAAGTCCGTGTCCATCAACGTCAACCAGGCCAGCCTGATCGTCTCGGCCAACCCGCAGACCAAGCTCTTCGCCGCCCCGCTACCAACCCTGACCTACACCTACAGCGGACTGGTTAACGGTGACGGCCCCAGCGTATTCACCGGTGCCCTGGCCACCACGGCGACGCAGACGAGTCCTGTCGGGGAATACCCGATCACCCGGGGAAACCTCGCGGCGGGCAGCAACTATTTGATCAGCTTCACGGGTAGCAAGCTGACGGTCACCGCCCGCGACTCGATCGTCCGCTACATCGGCCAGCAATTGTTCGTGACCTCGGGCACCAGCGCCACGACGGCCCAGGTTACGCTCTCGGCGAGCATGCAGGATCCGACGGGGTCGTACCCACTGAGTGGAGCGAAGGTGGACTTCCTCAGCATCGACCCCGCCACGGGGTTGGTGCTCAAGGTTCTCGCCACTGGCGTGCCCGTCAGCTCGGTGCCCGGCCAGCCTGACACTGGCACGGCCAACACGATCGTGACGCTGAGCACCGGCCAGTACGGCAGCTCCTTGTATCTCATCAGGGTGGTGGCGACCGGCAACTACACCAACGAAGACCAGCTGGCCGCGGACAAGACGGCGACCGTCGTCATCTCGAAGCCTGCCGCGACCAATGAGATCATTGGTGGCGGGACGATCAACAAGTTGACGGCTCCGACAGCGACCTCGGGTATCGCCGCAGGAACCTTCGGCATCACCGCCGAGACGAGCTTGCTGACGACTTACAGCATCGGCGTGAAGTACAACAAGAGCGGCGCCAATCTGCAGGGCCAGGTCCTGTTGATGATCCCGCAGACGGACGGCTCGACCCTCTTCATCAAGAGCAATTCGCTCTCGTCGCTTGCCGTCAACTCGGTGATCGATAAGCTCACCGGCAACACGACGAAGACCGCCACCCTCTATGCCAAGGCGTCGGTCTACCTGACCAAGGACGGCGTGACGACTCCCATCGAGGGCAACGTCTCCCTGCGAGTTGATCTGCTCAACGTCATCGACAAGACCGGCAAGGTCGTGAACTCGGAGGTCGGCTTCACCACCCTCTCGTCGAAGTCGGGCGAGATGTTCTACTCCAACAACTGGTACTTCGACGTGACCACCTCGACCTGGAAGACGAGGACCCAGAAGGTCAACTCGCCGGAGAGCTTTATCACGATCAGCTGATCGCGGCGTCCCATTCCGGCGGGCTGTGGACCTCGTGCCTCAGCTCGTCGGCCGATCCTCCTGATCCGCGTCGATGTCTCGCCTCCGAGTCCAGGTGGGCTGGATGAGACCGAGCCAACTTCACGGCCCTGGAGCGATCCAGGGCCTTTTCGCACCTGAATCGAGAGATCATCTCATGGCTCGAGAGACAGCCGGAGCCAGCGTGTGCCGAGATAGGACGCTCCCGATCAAATACTGGGTCCAGACCATAAAGGACGCGACACTCCGCGTTACCCTGGAGACGATCGAGGCTCCAGATGACCCGAAGCTGAACCCAGTGAATCGCCAGAGGGTATCTCGCTTCCCTCAGCGGCCGATACTGTGCTCGACGCCGCAGGGTGCGTCATTTGCATGAATGGGCGCTGGTGCCGTGCCCTGGAGGTCGGGTCATGCAGATGACATCCATCCAAACGCGCTGTCCCCATTGCCTGAGCATCGCGCGGGTCGGGCCGAAAAACCAGGGTCAGGTCGTCTCGTGCCACAAGTGCAGGGAATCATTTCGGGTCTCAAGCCACATACTCATCGCCTGCCCGAACTGCGGGCGAGAACTACGAGGTCGGCCTGAATCCATCGGCCAGCAAGTCAGCTGCAAACGCTGCTTTCACATGTTCCGCGCCGAGCCCGAAGGGGACAGCCTCATTGCGCCTTCCTCCCCTTGGCCCCCTCCGGCATCGCCGGCGCCGAGGGACGGGGTTGCGGAACCCGTTCCCCCGGTGATGACGCCCGAAGACGAGGTCCAGCCACCCCCCGCTGAAGCTGCAGTCCGGACGGCCGAGGCGGCCGTGTCGGGCGAACAGCTCCGAGGGGCGCAAGGACAGCTCGCGGAACGTCCGGGCCCGGTGGAGGATCGGCATGAGAGGTTGGAACAGCCTCGGGAGCAGCATCTGCAGGCCGAGGCGTTGCGCCTCGCATTGGCGGAGGCCCTGTCCGAACTCCTCCAAGTCCGCGACCAGGCCCGAGACCTCCAGGAGCAGGATAATAAGCTTGTCTCCTTGAGGGATACGTTTGGGGTCACCCGGACGGAGGCTGAGTGGCTTCAGGTCGCACTCCAGGAGGCCTAAACGGCTGGCGGTCAGGCCACCGAATCGAGGGCCGGCGAGATGGAGGCCCTACGCGCCCACCGGGACCGGTTCAAGGAAGTGGTTCAGGCCCTTCACCACGAACTCGACGCACTTCGGGACGAGCAGGGACGAATTCGCGACCGGACCGGGGGTTTGCAGGAGCAGACTGACCACCCCCCCCTGCCGAGTGAGGAACTCGACTCCGCTCGGTTCGATACCGATCGGCTCCGGGCGGAACTTCGTGAAGCGCAGGCTCTGGCGACTGCATGTCAGGCCGACCTCCAAGCCAACGCAGAGCTGAGTCGGGACTTCGAGGCAGCCCGCGCCCACCGGGATCGGCTCCACGAGGAGGTGCAAAGCCTCCGCGCCGAGATCGAGGCGATCCGGGCCAAGGACGAGTCGCTCCAGGGAGAGGCCGACCAAGTCGGCCCTCTGAGGAAAGAGCTTGTTACCTCCCGGGCCGAGGCAAATCGGCTTCAGGAGCATCTTCGAGAGGCGCGGGAGCAACACGCCGCACGCCAGGCGGAACTCCAGGCCGCTAGGTCGCGGGCTGAGGAGCTTGAATCCCTGATTGACCACCGAGACCAGCTCCAAGTGGAGGTACAGACTCTCCACGTCGAACTCGAGGAGCTTCGGGCCGATCAAGACCGCTGGAAACGGTCCCTGGCCGAGGCCGAGCGTCGGCAAGAATCCATGGCTCGGGAGTTCGAGGAGGCACGGCGTGGATGGGAGACGGAGTGGCTGGCGCGACAAGGTCAGTGGGAGCAGCAGCAACGCAATCTAATCCAGGTGGCCGAGCATTGCCGCGGTGAGGCCGAGACGCGGTGTCCGTCCGGTGAACCGCGCCGAACGGATACCCCGGCCCCTGTTGCGGGGCGTCAGGTGAAATTAGGCCCGGAAGGGCTCCGAGGAATGGCCCCGCTGAATGTAGGTGCGATCGCTGCGTGACTTCTCCGTATAGCGGCCGGATCGGCTCCCACATCGCCTTGGTTTCGGGGCCTGCTCAGCGTTCACTCGCGTTGCGGCCTGCCTGCTCGCCGAGCCGCCGAGGCGGCCCGTTCTCTCGAAGGCTTCGACGGCTTCGTCACCTGCGCCGCCGCTCCGATAGCTACCGGCTGGAGCGACCGGTTGCCGGGCGGGAATTGCATCCGCTGAAGATCCGAGCCCTTCCACGGCGCTTGCTATCGAAAGGCCTCCTCGCGTACGAGGACAAGGCTCTCCAGCGGGCGGTGGCGATGGTCCTGGAGGCCGTCTACGGGCAGGACTTCCTGGACTGCTCGTACGGTCGGGGGGTAGCCGGTCGCGGGCATCGTCGCCGGGCCCGGGGGCCGGGTCAAATTAAAAGTCCCCCGGGCGGCAGGGCCCGGGGGATGCCGGAGGGCTATGGTCAGCGCCGCGTCACGCTCTGCAGCAGGATCTTGCCCGGCACCAGC
It encodes:
- a CDS encoding site-specific integrase, which encodes MAYLGKKGDTFVARFRHGGKEYKKSLKTTDAADARVAIKGLERAIHGLLTGLIEVPPGVDPGDFIVSGGTLRAPARSRRRAPTLAALAASYLQGQSHKAPSTVYTEGVHLRNLMRALGPKAEASADAIAHRDLDQFLQARLKLRWPSTVHKERDTVGQLFAWAVANGYLESSPASDLAPIKEHAELPRFRTIAEIERMQSRGGLSAAESAGLWDCLYLAPGEIGGLLRSVNERAEADFAHLLHAIPAYTGMRRGEVLRLRWEDVELDRRQVVARSLKQSRRTVSTARRIDLHPELRRILDEWSRKRPGGQHVVCEPGSPDALGTDRANRAFWQPMRGTGWCLDSKRNWFKVGFHTYRHSFASNLASRGVDQRIIDEWMGHQTEGMRKRYRHLHPDDRRSAIESLSFGDEPSEGAS
- the fae gene encoding formaldehyde-activating enzyme, which translates into the protein MNERIILRTGEALVEGDVDYLAAEPEVVIGELDGPVGHALAQLIGGQVKGHTKVFAILNSDVQVRPVTVLVSKVTVNDARYTNILMGTVQAAIANGVLDAVRAGDLPRDKVNDLGIIYSVWLDPAASKVDKLDHEALFQIHREATAKVIRKAMRHEPSIDWLLENQDKVQHYYHQLGLQGEL
- a CDS encoding MBG domain-containing protein, producing the protein MSLFKAFRDHHTNRKLNRSREARRSGSIAWASLGRSGGNPVDSVVQLLESRTLMTARVVTDLPDYAPGSTAQITAWNDEAEGSNFNIGETLKFQVTRTDGIEDFPSGNLPWFVTDGGTGDADGVANGSIGTSWFVENQYAYASLKLTATGVDSGAEATTHFTDAPTNVDNVEGWETLVGVGAWGGNLQGSNSRFNEGDVIPFRIVIKNATAGAKSVELKYDFTNSSGVHFIDSLASYNATFAGVDPTVGTIPAGVSSNWAIPTDGSLPSGTQVSGSITTYGLTGLTFSAYSLASNQKSMTLSFNVPTAAAGSDVILLYGGHLASEVVWGPNKGSSDFPGGSGKTYERLVGSSSFNNASVNPSSSINPPPVAEANGPYSVSEGGNVILSSAGSSDSVGGSVALYEWDFDYVSSTFTVDATGASPTFSAATLDGLSSRTIALRVKDNEGSYSLVDTSTLTITNVAPTIPLSGDDSVNEGSLYTLTLGTVVDPGLDTVASYTINWGDGTTEPFIGSANGAVKTHAYADGSLAGTSRTITVSLTDEDGTFTGGTKAITVGNVAPTAALANNGPIGAGGTATVSFSGQSDPSNTDTAAGFHYAYSTVGFGSLPTTYAGATDGASKSIAFPSVGTFTVYGRIFDKDGGSSDYTTTVIVGKLSQSINFTAIPDKTYGDQSFAITASATSGLPVNYSILSGSEFATLSGNIVTIVGAGSVIIQASQPGDATYNAATSVSRSFAIGKAVSSVVATGGSFTYDGTTHAGGSAVVSGAGVIDANAAVLSYTGDRVNAGSYTVVATYDGDANHFGSSDSASIAIGKAVSSVVATGGSFTYDGTTHAGGSAVVSGAGVIDANAAVLSYTGDRVNAGSYTVVATYDGDANHFGSSDSASIAIGKAVSSVVATGGSFTYDGTTHAGGSAVVSGAGVIDANAAVLSYTGDRVNAGSYTVVATYDGDANHFGSSDSASIAIGKAVSSVVATGGSFTYDGTTHAGGSAVVSGAGVIDANAAVLSYTGDRVNAGSYTVVATYDGDANHFGSSDSASIAIGKAVSSVVATGGSFTYDGTTHAGGSAVVSGAGVIDANAAVLSYTGDRVNAGSYTVVATYDGDANHFGSSDSASIAIGKAVSTTSVSGGTFTYDASPHGATSSSAIGAGAMSTTATSFLYQGSGTTTYGFSSTAPTNAGTYSVIASYAGDANHEGSTSTSAAITINKANQVITWSNPVAITYGTALSATQLNASVAGVAGGSAPGSLTYLPAAGTVLNAGNGQTLMVSAAATQNYNAASKSVSINVNQASLIVSANPQTKLFAAPLPTLTYTYSGLVNGDGPSVFTGALATTATQTSPVGEYPITRGNLAAGSNYLISFTGSKLTVTARDSIVRYIGQQLFVTSGTSATTAQVTLSASMQDPTGSYPLSGAKVDFLSIDPATGLVLKVLATGVPVSSVPGQPDTGTANTIVTLSTGQYGSSLYLIRVVATGNYTNEDQLAADKTATVVISKPAATNEIIGGGTINKLTAPTATSGIAAGTFGITAETSLLTTYSIGVKYNKSGANLQGQVLLMIPQTDGSTLFIKSNSLSSLAVNSVIDKLTGNTTKTATLYAKASVYLTKDGVTTPIEGNVSLRVDLLNVIDKTGKVVNSEVGFTTLSSKSGEMFYSNNWYFDVTTSTWKTRTQKVNSPESFITIS